From Paenibacillus sp. V4I7, one genomic window encodes:
- a CDS encoding HAMP domain-containing sensor histidine kinase yields the protein MLYIKDVLLQLLFALTPFVLYNIYYHDKTANYSKRFINITCMICLFMSMTFHSSVQNGIIFDIRYVIMFFGMVYGGMTTGLILLVEFVLYRVLIGGQGLFSAMIILVISFNLSVLLAILYRRRSEYRNLITFLAGLSFSVIPICVMYVTERKYIVENLTFNILAMPVQNFLGIWLLISLFNKAVSDKQLFQKYLQNEKVETIAHVAASLAHEVRNPLTAVMGFLKLIRNDSISKEKTNYYIDICVEETKRTEVILSEYLSIAKPSTPNYEQMDLVPQLNSVIDIMTPYANMNSVTLELHNEGQELYISANPNEIKQLLINFIKNAVEACSYISRGKVVIRMAPESQLYAKITIHDNGVGMSSEQLERLGTIYFSTKSKGTGVGLTFSYQLIRSMNGTVNVRSILGKGTEFVISLPLTN from the coding sequence ATGCTTTATATAAAAGATGTTTTGCTGCAATTACTGTTCGCCCTAACTCCCTTTGTTCTCTATAACATCTACTACCATGATAAAACCGCAAACTATTCAAAACGGTTTATCAATATTACGTGTATGATTTGCCTTTTTATGTCCATGACCTTTCATTCTAGCGTGCAGAACGGAATCATTTTTGATATCCGTTACGTGATCATGTTTTTCGGAATGGTATACGGCGGCATGACTACTGGACTTATTTTGCTTGTTGAGTTTGTATTGTACCGAGTACTAATTGGCGGACAAGGACTTTTTTCAGCGATGATTATTCTTGTGATTTCATTCAACTTATCTGTCCTGTTAGCCATCTTATATCGCAGACGCTCCGAGTACCGAAACCTAATAACTTTCCTAGCTGGGTTAAGCTTTTCCGTTATCCCTATTTGTGTAATGTATGTAACTGAACGTAAATATATAGTCGAGAACTTGACGTTTAATATCCTAGCTATGCCCGTACAAAATTTCTTGGGTATTTGGTTATTGATTTCCCTTTTCAATAAGGCTGTTTCGGATAAGCAGCTTTTCCAGAAATATCTTCAAAACGAAAAAGTTGAAACCATCGCTCACGTTGCCGCCTCCCTTGCCCATGAAGTGCGCAATCCACTTACAGCTGTAATGGGATTCTTGAAATTAATTCGTAATGATTCTATCTCAAAAGAGAAAACTAACTATTATATTGATATTTGTGTTGAAGAGACGAAGCGGACGGAAGTTATTCTTTCCGAATATCTATCCATAGCTAAACCTAGTACTCCTAATTATGAACAAATGGATCTTGTTCCGCAGTTGAACTCCGTTATAGATATCATGACACCATACGCTAACATGAATAGCGTCACATTAGAGCTGCACAATGAGGGGCAAGAACTTTATATATCTGCGAATCCAAATGAAATCAAACAACTACTCATTAATTTTATAAAAAATGCCGTTGAGGCTTGCTCTTATATCTCAAGAGGAAAAGTCGTCATTCGTATGGCCCCCGAATCCCAACTCTATGCAAAGATAACCATACATGATAACGGGGTCGGCATGAGCAGCGAGCAGCTTGAGCGGCTTGGCACCATTTATTTTTCAACTAAAAGTAAAGGTACAGGAGTAGGACTAACATTTTCTTATCAATTAATCCGTTCGATGAACGGTACTGTAAATGTTCGAAGTATACTAGGAAAAGGAACAGAATTCGTTATCTCTTTACCTTTAACCAACTGA
- a CDS encoding DinB family protein has product MNKVELLLHGWDSCYEKEDWYPPLADALKELTAEQANWRPKGEHVNTIWENVHHLIFYKERLLKRMTGEESDYPEELTNDDTFAVLSMSTEDWQETLDRLQSVHQGIRDRIASWKEEEFEHIFPNRSHSVGRWVNSLIMHDAYHTGQIMFIRKLQGSWPARRSFD; this is encoded by the coding sequence ATGAATAAAGTCGAGCTGTTGCTTCACGGATGGGATAGCTGTTATGAGAAGGAAGACTGGTATCCGCCACTTGCTGATGCGCTTAAAGAGTTGACCGCAGAGCAAGCCAATTGGCGGCCTAAGGGCGAACATGTCAACACGATCTGGGAAAATGTCCATCATCTGATTTTTTATAAAGAACGATTATTGAAAAGAATGACGGGTGAAGAATCCGATTATCCTGAGGAACTGACCAATGACGATACTTTTGCCGTGCTGTCAATGTCGACTGAGGATTGGCAAGAAACCTTGGACCGTTTGCAATCCGTTCATCAGGGAATTCGTGATCGGATCGCAAGCTGGAAAGAGGAAGAATTCGAACACATTTTCCCCAATCGATCTCACTCCGTTGGCCGATGGGTGAATAGCCTCATCATGCATGACGCTTATCACACGGGACAGATCATGTTCATTCGCAAACTGCAGGGGTCTTGGCCAGCTCGTCGTTCTTTTGACTAG
- a CDS encoding YozQ family protein, protein MKNDKDSRDKKLEGSSLTHEQLSDVYAAGTSDGIHQLAEGKVKITDEPFDSRQK, encoded by the coding sequence TTGAAAAATGATAAGGATTCTCGTGACAAAAAATTAGAAGGCAGTTCACTTACGCATGAACAGCTTTCGGATGTGTATGCAGCGGGGACGAGTGACGGTATACACCAGCTTGCAGAAGGGAAGGTCAAAATAACGGACGAACCTTTTGATTCTCGGCAAAAATAA
- a CDS encoding S8 family peptidase — protein sequence MERQVRVIPFQVLEKIEQVNEIPTGVEMIQAPKIWDQTRGKGITVAILDTGCDITHPDLKERIVGGINFTNDDEGKIDVYKDYNGHGTHVAGTIAATKNNNGVVGVAPEANLLIIKVLDKNGSGQYDWIINGINYAIEHKVDIISMSLGGPENLPALHEAIQKAVAANIVVICAAGNQGDGVDSTDEFDYPGCYNEVISVGAIDLERRSSNFSNSNNEVDLVGPGEKILSTYLNGAYATLSGTSMATPHVAGAMALIKVLVNEGFERNLTERELYAQLIKRTVPLGNSPKLEGNGLVYLNVMDELSEVFNPKFVAKLLSL from the coding sequence ATGGAGCGACAAGTGCGTGTGATTCCGTTTCAAGTTCTTGAGAAGATTGAACAGGTCAATGAAATTCCAACCGGAGTGGAAATGATTCAGGCTCCAAAGATCTGGGATCAAACACGAGGGAAGGGAATAACGGTTGCCATACTGGATACCGGGTGTGATATCACCCACCCTGACTTAAAAGAACGAATAGTCGGCGGAATTAACTTTACGAATGACGATGAAGGCAAGATAGATGTATACAAGGATTACAATGGTCATGGCACGCATGTTGCCGGAACCATCGCTGCGACCAAAAACAATAATGGTGTTGTCGGAGTAGCTCCTGAAGCTAATTTGCTTATTATTAAAGTTCTTGATAAAAATGGTTCTGGTCAGTACGATTGGATAATTAACGGCATTAACTATGCGATCGAACATAAAGTGGATATTATTTCCATGTCTCTAGGTGGTCCAGAAAATCTTCCTGCGTTACACGAAGCCATTCAAAAAGCCGTAGCTGCCAACATTGTTGTGATTTGTGCGGCAGGTAATCAAGGTGACGGGGTTGATTCAACAGACGAGTTTGACTATCCAGGTTGTTATAACGAAGTCATTAGCGTAGGTGCAATTGACTTGGAGAGACGCTCTTCCAATTTTTCGAATTCGAACAATGAAGTCGATTTAGTTGGCCCTGGGGAGAAAATTTTATCAACCTATTTAAACGGAGCCTATGCTACATTAAGCGGAACTTCTATGGCAACTCCACATGTCGCCGGAGCAATGGCGTTAATCAAAGTACTTGTGAATGAAGGCTTCGAGCGAAATCTCACAGAGCGTGAGCTGTATGCTCAATTAATAAAGCGAACCGTACCCTTAGGGAATTCTCCAAAACTTGAAGGCAATGGGCTTGTCTATTTAAATGTAATGGACGAGCTATCCGAAGTATTTAATCCCAAATTCGTCGCTAAATTACTGAGCTTATGA
- a CDS encoding putative holin-like toxin, with product MIKLILQFGSFLLALLTFIALIIVRIH from the coding sequence ATGATAAAGTTGATTCTACAATTTGGGAGTTTCCTCTTGGCATTGTTAACTTTTATAGCGTTAATCATTGTTAGAATACACTAA
- a CDS encoding DHHA1 domain-containing protein — protein MSIKLYYNSAYVTEWQTEIHQTLERENGYYVILKETAFYPHGGGQPCDVGHINGIPVLDVINEDDEVLHKLARLPDESKVTCQIDWERRFDHMQQHSGQHLLSAVCRELYQAMTVSFHLGNDYATIDVEQPELTLNQLASIENEVNRQIYLNNSIVSYFITEEEVAQLQLVKQPKVTDHIRIVEIKGVEYNACGGTHVSSTGEIGMIKLLKAEKQKGNTRIYFLCGYRALKEFNESQRILGVLSSKFNTGKDEIIDRIEKWEIEQKQLQAELVALKERNNAYVAQELLSSREGNLIASVFEDKTLKDLQSLAVKLASESDTPVLLATVAENKVILANNSSSPLSCGAFFKEYVGKYNGKGGGSDIIAQAGFQTWEEAFTFYEFTRQQVTENLRAEM, from the coding sequence ATGTCTATAAAACTATATTACAATTCTGCTTATGTAACCGAATGGCAAACAGAGATACACCAAACGCTTGAAAGAGAAAATGGGTATTATGTCATCCTGAAGGAGACAGCTTTCTACCCACATGGGGGCGGACAGCCCTGCGATGTTGGGCATATTAACGGGATTCCTGTGCTTGATGTGATCAATGAAGACGATGAAGTGCTGCACAAGCTGGCACGACTGCCCGATGAGAGCAAGGTGACTTGTCAGATCGATTGGGAAAGAAGATTTGACCATATGCAGCAGCATAGTGGCCAGCACCTGCTCTCTGCGGTGTGCCGCGAACTCTATCAGGCCATGACGGTAAGCTTTCATTTGGGTAACGATTATGCCACGATCGATGTGGAGCAGCCAGAACTGACGTTGAACCAGCTTGCTTCAATTGAGAATGAAGTAAACCGGCAAATTTACCTGAACAACAGCATTGTTAGTTATTTTATAACCGAAGAAGAAGTAGCTCAACTGCAGTTAGTTAAACAGCCCAAAGTGACGGATCATATTCGAATTGTCGAGATAAAAGGCGTAGAATACAACGCTTGCGGTGGGACACATGTCTCATCAACGGGCGAAATTGGCATGATTAAGCTGCTGAAAGCAGAAAAACAAAAGGGAAACACTCGGATTTACTTCTTGTGCGGATACCGCGCCTTGAAAGAGTTTAATGAAAGCCAGCGGATTTTGGGTGTCTTGTCATCCAAATTCAACACCGGTAAAGACGAGATTATCGACCGGATTGAGAAGTGGGAAATTGAACAGAAGCAGCTTCAGGCTGAACTGGTTGCTCTCAAAGAAAGAAACAATGCTTATGTAGCGCAGGAGCTGTTATCAAGCCGCGAAGGCAACTTGATAGCAAGTGTGTTTGAGGACAAGACACTTAAAGATTTGCAAAGTCTGGCGGTGAAGCTAGCTTCAGAAAGTGATACTCCCGTATTGCTCGCTACAGTTGCGGAGAACAAAGTTATTCTTGCTAACAACAGTAGTTCTCCACTTTCGTGCGGTGCTTTCTTCAAAGAATATGTAGGGAAATACAATGGGAAAGGCGGAGGTAGCGATATCATCGCGCAGGCGGGGTTCCAGACCTGGGAGGAAGCCTTTACTTTCTATGAGTTCACAAGACAGCAGGTTACTGAGAATTTAAGGGCGGAGATGTAG
- a CDS encoding SDR family NAD(P)-dependent oxidoreductase, translating to MSNNKTACVTGTDRGIGLAITKSLLREGYTVYAGGIMEHNAEMDLLAEQFPNQLQAFVLDVGSDESVMNAASFIKSKTSKLDILINNAAILGDTEKTVKDELNFEEIQHVYNVTALGAIRVSNALIEPIMNGGKLIVNISSEAGSIGNNRREAWFGYCMAKAALNMGSTIIHNQIRKEGGRILILHPGWVKTYMSGTWNDAGTYTAEQAAANILKRMEEYKDTLREMLFILKQTPEKNCLGKTKDGGEDRMSDKTNVLLVGDHTDAPWHPLEPAKQELTRILGEDFLITSTEDYNSFTKLDRKQFSLCISYTDCWNRDLSPEQTSGIIQFVAGGGGLLVIHNGISVQRSYELIQMIGAKFTGHPPYQTLDYYGSVENHPLLEGVEDFSMEEEPYMFDFDPFTKKTVFLEYEFDGNRYPAAWEQAYGLGKVIYLQPGHHAPSFKPEAYRRLVLNSARWLSASTK from the coding sequence ATGTCGAATAATAAAACGGCTTGTGTAACCGGAACGGATAGAGGGATAGGTCTAGCAATTACGAAGTCATTGTTGCGAGAAGGGTATACGGTTTATGCGGGGGGTATCATGGAGCACAACGCAGAAATGGACCTATTGGCTGAGCAATTCCCTAATCAGCTGCAAGCATTTGTTTTGGATGTGGGATCAGATGAAAGCGTGATGAATGCTGCAAGTTTCATTAAGAGCAAAACCTCTAAACTGGATATCCTAATCAACAACGCGGCTATCCTTGGAGATACGGAGAAAACAGTGAAAGATGAGCTCAACTTCGAAGAGATTCAGCATGTGTACAACGTGACAGCCCTCGGCGCTATCCGGGTATCGAACGCATTAATTGAGCCTATAATGAATGGCGGTAAGCTCATTGTCAATATTTCTTCGGAAGCTGGCAGCATTGGCAATAACAGGCGTGAAGCGTGGTTCGGGTATTGTATGGCGAAAGCCGCGCTCAATATGGGGTCCACGATCATCCATAACCAGATTCGAAAAGAAGGCGGACGTATCCTTATTCTACATCCTGGTTGGGTCAAAACGTATATGAGCGGTACATGGAACGATGCGGGTACTTATACAGCGGAACAAGCGGCAGCCAATATTTTGAAACGTATGGAGGAATATAAAGATACGCTGCGCGAAATGCTGTTTATCTTGAAGCAGACACCGGAAAAGAATTGCCTTGGTAAAACGAAAGATGGGGGAGAAGATCGCATGAGTGACAAAACGAATGTACTTTTGGTTGGTGACCATACAGATGCCCCATGGCATCCATTGGAACCTGCGAAGCAGGAGCTTACCAGGATTCTTGGCGAAGATTTTCTGATTACGAGTACGGAGGACTACAACAGTTTCACGAAATTGGATCGGAAACAATTTTCGCTTTGCATATCCTATACGGATTGCTGGAACCGAGATCTGTCACCGGAACAAACTTCAGGTATAATTCAATTTGTGGCAGGTGGAGGCGGCTTGCTTGTCATCCATAATGGCATTTCGGTTCAACGAAGCTACGAGCTGATCCAGATGATCGGCGCAAAATTTACTGGCCATCCCCCCTACCAGACTCTGGATTATTACGGATCTGTGGAGAATCATCCATTACTCGAGGGTGTAGAGGACTTCAGCATGGAGGAAGAGCCGTATATGTTCGATTTTGACCCTTTCACCAAGAAAACCGTTTTTCTAGAGTACGAATTTGATGGGAACAGGTATCCAGCAGCCTGGGAACAAGCCTACGGTCTTGGGAAAGTGATCTATTTACAACCCGGACATCATGCCCCTTCATTTAAACCGGAAGCTTACAGGCGTCTAGTGCTCAACAGCGCACGTTGGTTAAGTGCTAGTACTAAATGA
- a CDS encoding class I SAM-dependent methyltransferase, with product MNNHKERFSNRVDTYVKFRPSYPKEAIDYLYDVVGLRANAIIADIGAGTGIFSKLLLQRGSQVIAVEPNQAMREAAEQMLSGDVNFRTVPGSAEATGLPNESVDFIVCAQAFHWFDRTAAQAEFHRILKPGGKVLLIWNSRLEHGNAFREEYDLLLRTFGSDYEKVTHKNISQETLASFFKNDSMQLERFAITQVLDFEGLKGRLMSSSYIPVPEHPNFKPMMTELQHIFERHEQDGKVFFDYETEVYWGEV from the coding sequence ATGAATAATCATAAAGAACGTTTTTCAAATCGCGTTGATACCTATGTGAAATTCCGCCCGAGTTATCCGAAAGAGGCTATTGATTACTTGTACGACGTCGTTGGTTTGCGCGCAAATGCCATCATTGCAGACATCGGCGCAGGGACAGGTATCTTTTCAAAGCTGCTCTTACAAAGAGGATCTCAAGTAATCGCTGTTGAACCGAATCAAGCGATGCGGGAAGCCGCTGAGCAAATGTTGAGCGGAGATGTGAATTTTCGTACCGTACCGGGCTCTGCTGAAGCGACTGGTCTACCGAATGAGTCTGTTGACTTTATCGTTTGTGCCCAAGCGTTTCACTGGTTTGATCGCACGGCCGCACAAGCCGAATTCCATCGGATTCTGAAGCCTGGCGGGAAGGTACTATTGATCTGGAATTCGCGTCTAGAACATGGCAATGCATTCAGAGAAGAGTACGACTTATTGCTTCGTACATTTGGAAGCGATTATGAAAAAGTTACTCATAAAAATATTTCGCAGGAAACGCTGGCGTCTTTCTTCAAGAACGATAGTATGCAGCTAGAACGATTCGCTATTACTCAGGTTCTCGATTTTGAAGGTTTAAAGGGGAGGTTGATGTCATCTTCCTATATTCCCGTACCTGAGCACCCCAATTTTAAGCCGATGATGACGGAACTGCAGCATATATTTGAACGGCATGAGCAGGATGGAAAAGTGTTCTTCGACTATGAAACCGAGGTATATTGGGGAGAGGTTTAG
- a CDS encoding GntR family transcriptional regulator: MSRMRVSARTDERQPLYLQIQEHFKQLIQLGALEENDKFPTEKQLMEQFGVSRMTVSNALTQLAKDGWIYRIPGRGSFVSPESRTQVNKSVENKQLDTMDVKEQDERASYRKMIGFVLPLLEDFFAIRLLKGINSVLENTDYYVSIVLTHNSKEREKEAIQELIKNGAVGLIIFPIDAETYNEEILVLKLRKFPFVLIDRYLPGFDTHCVCSDNWMSAQLAVNHLWELGHRDIAICSDIPISTVTVDERIRGYMEALKQKGSMINPALIVTDFQVTDTIPSENHPLYHDLKNRKATAYLTLNLKLGLTVASIVKKLGMHVPRDLSIITYDNPSSELDGNPTFTHIDQHEQEIGAKSAELLLKLLNNQESVKGPTKVIVKSALVLGESTGELLVKK; encoded by the coding sequence ATGAGCAGAATGCGGGTATCAGCCAGGACGGATGAACGACAACCGCTATACTTGCAGATTCAAGAGCATTTTAAACAGTTGATCCAATTAGGCGCTTTGGAGGAAAATGACAAATTTCCAACGGAAAAGCAGCTGATGGAACAATTCGGTGTCAGTCGAATGACGGTTTCCAATGCGCTTACACAGCTGGCGAAAGACGGATGGATTTACCGGATTCCGGGGAGAGGAAGCTTCGTTAGTCCAGAATCCCGCACACAAGTAAATAAGAGCGTGGAGAATAAGCAACTTGACACTATGGATGTGAAGGAGCAAGATGAGCGTGCTTCCTACCGCAAAATGATCGGCTTCGTTCTACCCTTACTTGAGGATTTCTTTGCTATTCGACTATTAAAGGGAATCAACTCCGTTCTCGAGAACACCGATTATTATGTGTCGATTGTGCTTACTCACAATAGCAAGGAGCGGGAGAAGGAAGCCATTCAGGAGCTGATTAAGAATGGGGCTGTCGGACTTATTATTTTTCCAATTGATGCGGAAACATACAACGAAGAAATCCTGGTATTGAAACTTCGGAAATTTCCTTTCGTGCTCATTGATCGCTACTTGCCAGGCTTTGATACCCATTGTGTCTGTTCGGATAATTGGATGAGCGCGCAACTGGCGGTTAACCATCTGTGGGAGCTAGGACATCGGGACATCGCTATTTGCTCTGATATTCCGATCAGTACAGTGACCGTCGACGAACGGATTCGCGGGTATATGGAAGCACTGAAACAAAAAGGCTCGATGATTAACCCGGCTTTAATTGTGACAGATTTTCAAGTGACGGATACGATCCCATCAGAAAATCACCCGTTATATCATGATCTCAAAAATCGCAAAGCAACCGCATACCTTACATTAAATTTGAAGCTGGGCTTGACTGTAGCCAGTATCGTTAAAAAATTGGGAATGCATGTACCTCGCGACCTCTCAATTATAACGTACGATAATCCTTCATCAGAACTAGACGGAAACCCTACATTCACGCATATAGACCAGCATGAGCAGGAAATCGGCGCTAAATCGGCTGAACTTCTGCTTAAACTGCTGAATAACCAGGAGAGTGTGAAAGGGCCAACTAAAGTGATCGTAAAATCGGCCTTGGTGTTAGGAGAATCCACTGGAGAACTATTGGTTAAGAAATAA